The Aliidongia dinghuensis genome contains the following window.
CTGTCGATCTGGCTGATGAGCCAGACCGACTGGTCGAAGCTGGTGCTGGGCGCCGTCATCGTGCTGCTGGTCGTCGCCTGCCCCAAGGGCATCCTGGGATTCATGGGCGACCTGCTGCATCGCCGGCAGCACCCACCGCCCGAGGCGCCACCCGAGGCGCCCGCCGAGCGGGCGGCGGAGGTGCATGATGCTGCTTGAGGTCCAGAACCTGCGCAAAGCGTTCGGCGGCATCGAGGCGGTGCGCGGCGTCGCCTTCGCGCTCGACGCCGGCGAGATCCTGGCGCTCATCGGCCCGAACGGTGCCGGCAAGAGCACCTGCTTCAACATGCTGAACGGCCAGATCCGCCCGGACCAGGGCAGCGTCAAGCTCGACGGGCGCGAGCTCGTGGGATTGACGCCGCGCGCGATCTGGCGCCTGGGCGTCGGCCGCACGTTCCAGATCACCCAGACCTTCGGCTCCATGACCGTGCGCGAGAATGTACAGATGGCGCTGCTGTCCCACGCGCGGGCCATCCATGACGTCTGGCGCTTCGCCGGCCGGCTCGAAGCGGACGAGGCCGACCGGCTCCTCGGCCTCGTCGGCATGGACGATGCCGCGGAGCGGCCGTGCGGCGAGCTCGCCTATGGCGACCTGAAGCGCGTCGAGCTGGCGGTGGCGCTCGCCAACCGACCCAAACTTTTGTTGATGGACGAGCCGACCGCCGGCATGGCGCCCAAGGAACGTGTCGCGCTCATGCGCTTGACGGCACGCATCGCGCGCGACCGCCGCATGGGCGTGCTCTTCACCGAGCACGACATGGACGTGGTGTTCGAGCATGCCGACCGGATCATGGTGCTGAACCGCGGCGCGCTCATCGCCGAGGGCCGGCCGGCCGAGGTCAGGGCGAACGACCAGGTGCGACAGATCTATCTGGGCGAGGGGCGGCTCTATCACGCGGAGGCGGCATCGTGAGCCCGCACGTCGAAGGCCAGCACGTCGAAGGCCAGCACGTCGAAGGCCTGCATGTCGAGGGGCTCAACGCCTTCTACGGACCTGCGCATATTCTCTACGATGTGGCGCTCGACGTCGCGCCGGGCGAGGTCGTGGCGCTCCTCGGCCGCAACGGCGCCGGCAAGTCGACGACCTTCCGCGCCATCGCCGGCCTGGTGCCGGCGCGCCAGGGCCAGGTGCGTTTCGGCGGTGCCGACATCTCGCGGCTGCCGCCGCACGAGATCGCGCGGCGGGGCCTCGGCTACGTGCCGGAGGACCGGCGCATCTTCACCGAGCTCACGGTCGAGGAGAACCTGTCGGTCGGCCGGCAGCGGCCGCGCGCGGGGGCGCCCGCCTGGGAACCGGACAAGCTCTATGCGCTGTTCCCGAACCTGGGCGAGCTGCGCCGGCGCCTGGGTGGGCGGATGAGCGGCGGCGAGCAGCAGATGCTGACCATCGCCCGCACGCTCATGGGCAATCCGTCGCTGGTGCTGCTCGACGAGCCGTCGGAGGGCTTGGCGCCCAAGATCGTCGAGCAGATGGCGGCCGCGATCATCGCCATGAAACGCGAGGGGCTCGCCATGGTGATCTCGGAGCAGAACCTGCATTTCGCGCGCCTCATCTCGGATCGGGCCTATATCATCGAGAAGGGGCGGGTGCGTTTTTCCGGCACGATCGCCGAGATCGACGCCGACCCGGCGATCCGCGATGCCTATCTTGCAGTGTGACGGTTCTCGCGGTGTGATGGGGAACAAGAAAGCAGGCCTGGAGGAAGCATGCCCGTCGATGCGTTCGACACGAAGCAGCGTCGTCGTTCGGAGACCGTCTATCGGCTCGACGATCAGGTCGGCTTCATCCTGCGCCAGGCGGCGCAGCGCCATACATCGATCTTCGTGGCGCTCATGGTCGAGGACCTGACGCCGACCCAGTTTGCAGCCTTGGCCAAGCTCGCCGAGGTCGGCCCGTCGTCGCAGAACAAGCTCGGGCGCTTGACCGCCATGGACGGCGCCACGATCAAGGGCGTCATCGACCGGCTGACCAAGCGCGGCCTGACCGAGACCAGCCCCGACCCGGACGACGGCCGCTTGCTTGTCGTGGCCTTGACCGCCCTCGGCCGCGCCGTCGCCGCCGAAGCCCTCCCAGCCGGCACCAGGATCACCGAGGAGACCCTGGCGCCGCTGACGCCGGAGGAACAGGCGCAGTTTTTGGCGTTGTTGAGGAAGCTTAGGTAGGAACAGCCCTACTGCTGCTGCTTCCAGGTGCCGTCTTGCTGGCGGCAGGCGGTTCCCTGGACACGCTGCTGCTGGCCATCGATCAGGGCCGTGGTGACGTAGCGACGGCAGGGCGTGCCGTCGTTCGACTGATAGGTGTTGGTGGGTGTCACCCAATAGGACGACCCTTGGTCGGGGTTCTGCCAGGCGACGGTCTGCCCGGTCGGGGCATGCTCGAGCGTCTGGTTGACGCAACCCTGGTCGACCGGCTCCATCGACCGGCCGATGGCGCCGCCGGCCAAGGCGCCGCTCAGGACGCCGGCAATCGTCATGACCGTGTGGCCCGAGCCCTTGCCGAACTGGCTGCCGAGCAGGCCGCCGGCGGCACCGCCCAGCGCCGAGCCGATGAGGTTGTTCTGGGACGTGCTGAACACGTTGGCGAGCGACGAGCGATCGCAGGCCCGATTGTCGGTGCCATAGGTCTGGCCCCCGTTGCCCTGACCCCCGTAGCCCTGGCCCCCGTAGCCCTGGGCGAACGCGGACGCGGCCGGCGCAAGGCCGGCGGCCGCGATCATGGCAAGCGCGATGATGGGGGAGCGGAAGCGGATCGCAAGGTTGAAGTGCGGCAAGGAGATCTCCGTGGCGGCTGGAAGGCGCCCTTCTCAGGCGCTTGAGTGGCTCGGGGCGGTCCGATC
Protein-coding sequences here:
- a CDS encoding MarR family winged helix-turn-helix transcriptional regulator, with amino-acid sequence MPVDAFDTKQRRRSETVYRLDDQVGFILRQAAQRHTSIFVALMVEDLTPTQFAALAKLAEVGPSSQNKLGRLTAMDGATIKGVIDRLTKRGLTETSPDPDDGRLLVVALTALGRAVAAEALPAGTRITEETLAPLTPEEQAQFLALLRKLR
- a CDS encoding ABC transporter ATP-binding protein; this encodes MMLLEVQNLRKAFGGIEAVRGVAFALDAGEILALIGPNGAGKSTCFNMLNGQIRPDQGSVKLDGRELVGLTPRAIWRLGVGRTFQITQTFGSMTVRENVQMALLSHARAIHDVWRFAGRLEADEADRLLGLVGMDDAAERPCGELAYGDLKRVELAVALANRPKLLLMDEPTAGMAPKERVALMRLTARIARDRRMGVLFTEHDMDVVFEHADRIMVLNRGALIAEGRPAEVRANDQVRQIYLGEGRLYHAEAAS
- a CDS encoding RT0821/Lpp0805 family surface protein; this encodes MPHFNLAIRFRSPIIALAMIAAAGLAPAASAFAQGYGGQGYGGQGNGGQTYGTDNRACDRSSLANVFSTSQNNLIGSALGGAAGGLLGSQFGKGSGHTVMTIAGVLSGALAGGAIGRSMEPVDQGCVNQTLEHAPTGQTVAWQNPDQGSSYWVTPTNTYQSNDGTPCRRYVTTALIDGQQQRVQGTACRQQDGTWKQQQ
- a CDS encoding ABC transporter ATP-binding protein; protein product: MSPHVEGQHVEGQHVEGLHVEGLNAFYGPAHILYDVALDVAPGEVVALLGRNGAGKSTTFRAIAGLVPARQGQVRFGGADISRLPPHEIARRGLGYVPEDRRIFTELTVEENLSVGRQRPRAGAPAWEPDKLYALFPNLGELRRRLGGRMSGGEQQMLTIARTLMGNPSLVLLDEPSEGLAPKIVEQMAAAIIAMKREGLAMVISEQNLHFARLISDRAYIIEKGRVRFSGTIAEIDADPAIRDAYLAV